The sequence GACGGCACGCCGGCACAAGTTGTCCAGCGAGGCGAGCAAGAGATTCGAGCGCGTGGTCGACCCTCGGATCCCTGTGGCCGCCCTCGACCGCGCGGCGTCGTTACTGGTCGAGATCGCCGGCGGACGTATCGAGCCGGTCCTCACCGATGTCGGTGGGGTCACCGGCACAGCGCCGATCCGGATGGACATCGACCTGCCGGACCGCGTCGCCGGGGTGGCCTACCCGAACGGCACGGCGGCACGCCGGCTGACGCAGATCGGTTGCGACGTCGAAGTCGGCGTCAGCGACGGTGGGCACGGGCAGCTGGTGGCCACCCCACCGTCGTGGCGGCCCGACCTCGTCCAGCCCGCCGACCTCGTCGAGGAGGTACTGCGTCTCGAGGGGCTCGAGCAGATCCCGTCGGTGCTTCCCGCGGCGCCTGCCGGCCGCGGATTGACACCCGCCCAGCGTCGCAAGCGCGCCGTCGGCCGGGCGCTCGCCTTTTCCGGATACGTCGAGGTGCTTCCGCCGGTATTCCTTCCCGCTGCCGTCTTCGACTCGTGGGGACTGGACCCGGAAGATCCGCGCCGAAACACCGTCATGGTGCTCAACCCGCTCGAATCGGACCGCCCGGAGTTGGCGACGACCCTGTTGCCCGGGCTCCTCGAGGTTCTTGCTCGCAACGTCTCCCGCGGCCAGCGCGACCTGTCGCTTTTCGGCATCGCGCAGGTCGTGTTGCCCGGTCCCGACACGAAGCCGGTCGGTGTTCTCCCGGTCGATCGCCGGCCGACGGACGACGAGATCGCCGAGTTGCTGCAGTCGCTGCCGGCGCAGCCAGTACACGTCGGCGCCGTGCTCACCGGGATGCGCGAACCGAGCGGACCCTGGGGTCCGGGTCGCCCCGCCGAAGCGAGTGATGCATTCGCTGCCGCTCGCGCAGTTGCGTCCGCAGCAGGAGTCGAACTCGAGTTCCGCGCGACGCAGTATCTGCCGTGGCACCCGGGACGCGGCGCGGAGTTGTTGCTCGACGGGGTCGTCGTCGGGCATGCCGGTGAGCTTCACCCCGCTGTCCTCGAGCGGGCAGGGTTGCCGCCGCGCACGGGCGCTGTCGAAATCGACCTCGACGCCCTTCCACTCGTGGAGAATCTCCCCGCCCCGAAGGTGTCGCCCTTCCCTGCTGTGCTGCAGGACGTCGCGGTCGTCGTCGATGTCACCGTGCCCGCGGCCACCGTGCAAGAGGCTCTGCGCTCGGGTGGCGGTGAACTTCTCGAGGATATCCGTCTCTTCGACGTCTTCG comes from Rhodococcus oxybenzonivorans and encodes:
- the pheT gene encoding phenylalanine--tRNA ligase subunit beta → MRVAQSWLTEILQRATPGWGVTAEELDAGFVRVGLEVEEVDRLEAVDGPLVVGKVVEITELTEFKKPIRFCKVDVGRPEPQGIVCGARNFAEGDLVIVALPGAVLPGGFAIASRKTYGQVSDGMICSVAELGIGKDHSGILVLEPGAAAPGTDANALLGLDDTIIELNITPDRGYCFSVRGLTRELACGFDLEYLDPAVVPAHPAEGEAWPVRVDPDTQATRFAARRVTGIDPAAASPWWLQRRLLLSGVRPISPAVDVTNYVLLELGQPLHAFDAAKISGDLVVRRAVDGEKLTTLDEVERVLDPEDVVIADDSGVISLAGVMGGATTEVNSASTDILLEAATWNPLAVFKTARRHKLSSEASKRFERVVDPRIPVAALDRAASLLVEIAGGRIEPVLTDVGGVTGTAPIRMDIDLPDRVAGVAYPNGTAARRLTQIGCDVEVGVSDGGHGQLVATPPSWRPDLVQPADLVEEVLRLEGLEQIPSVLPAAPAGRGLTPAQRRKRAVGRALAFSGYVEVLPPVFLPAAVFDSWGLDPEDPRRNTVMVLNPLESDRPELATTLLPGLLEVLARNVSRGQRDLSLFGIAQVVLPGPDTKPVGVLPVDRRPTDDEIAELLQSLPAQPVHVGAVLTGMREPSGPWGPGRPAEASDAFAAARAVASAAGVELEFRATQYLPWHPGRGAELLLDGVVVGHAGELHPAVLERAGLPPRTGAVEIDLDALPLVENLPAPKVSPFPAVLQDVAVVVDVTVPAATVQEALRSGGGELLEDIRLFDVFEGDQVGPGRKSLAFALRFRGADRTLTEDEASAARDAAVAAAAASVGAELRS